GCAATGGGCTTAGATGAAATTGCAGCCTTTAGCAGCATCCGTTTTTCTCTCGGCAAATACAACACGAAAAAGGAAATTGAGATTGTTATAGACGCTGTTAAGAATGTTGTAAACAGTCTTCGTTCAATGGTTAGTTAAAAATCAATATTATCATCGCTTTCATCTTCCCTGTATTCCAAAATCAATTTTGAATCGGTAGCAGGGAGCGCTTGAACCTCTTTGAGTTTCCGTCCAATTGTTCTTGTTCTCACACTTGTATTGTCAAGTTCTTTGGTTGCTGCAATCAGCTTATCTCTTGTCTTTTCAATACGGAGTGTGTGAATGATGTTTACGATTAAGAGAATCGTAAGGACTGAAAGGAAAATGTAGATTCCCATTTTGATTTTTTTTGCTTAAAACAATATTGAACTAATTTCATCATACTCAATCGCATCCTTACTTAATCTCAACTTCAATTTTCTAGAATTGATTTCAATTAACTTGTCGCCTTCTATTGTCAAACATTCTTTGTAATTCTTGAAAAGAAAATCTGCCGAATGCCGGGACAAACCGTAATTCTGCAATGCAATTATAATTGAGTTCTGTGTTCCGTATTCAAGCAAGGTAGCCCAATTGACTCCTGCATTTTCCTCTCCTAAAATTACCACAAGCATTGCGTAGTAGTTGTTGAAATATTTTTCAAACAAAAATCTCAATACATATTCAATATCTTCAATAATGTTTCCTATTAAAATGTTTATGTGTTGTTTGCTTCCATTAAACGGTTCAAACTTCTGTCCGGTATCTCCATAACCCGTCATAATGGTTCGACCTGTGTCATTGTAAAATTTGATTGACTGGCTGATTATCCGATTCAAAGGAATACCATTTATCCACTGATTCATAAGCATTGCAAAGTAGCCAAGTTGTTTTTTTGATTTTAAGTGCTTTTCTTCTGTCTGCCATTTAAAAATAGTATAGAATTTATACAACCATGCTTTGCATGTTTCATAGTCAACCCTTGCAGGTAGTTTAATTTCAGAATATCTGCTATTCTGCTTTTGCAAACTGAGATAAACTTCATTCTGAATTTTCAGATTGATTGAATTATTTGTGTTAAGTACCGTAGAAGGAACATCAATTTGCCCATTCTTACTTTCTGCCAATTCAATTATTTCCTTTTTGTTGTCTATAATAAGTTTCTTAATGATTTCACTTTCATAGTTAGCTCTTTTAATTTCAAGTGTATCAATACTGATAATGTTTGCGATATACCGTAGGATATCCTTCATTGTGTCAGATTCTTTTATGTTGGGGTTTTCATTTAGCACTTGTTCAATCTTTTTCAACTTCTTATCGATGTAATTTTCAACCGAAGGGTTTAAAGCAATATCATCTTTGTTTTCTAAAAGTGCTTCATGCGTCTTCCAAGTTTTATCACTCTCTTTTAGGCAAATGATGTTACCCGACAGTTCATTTTTCAACCTGCCTGCTCTGCCTGCCAAATTCCAAAAATCAATCGGTTGAAAATCGTTTCTACCGTTCTTGTTGTTCAGAATGAAAACATTTTTTGCCGGCATGTTTACACCTTCTAAAAGCGTAGAAGTGCAAAATACATAATTGATTTCCCGGTCTTTAAACAATGCTTCAATTTTTGCCCTGATTATCTGAGGAAGGTTTCCAAAGTGATAAGCAATTCCTCTGTTAAGAAATTCAGCCAAGTAGTAATCTTTGTGAATGTAACCTTTAATTTGCCTTACAACCTTTTTTACATTGCTTGAAACCTCTATTTCAGATTTCTCAAAGTAACTGAACAACTTTTCAGCTTTGTCAACAGCATCAAAACGTGAACTACAGTAAACTATGTTGCTTTCACTTCCACCTATTTTTGAAATAATATCATTAATGCTGCCCGCTTTCTTCACTATGCTTGGCTCAAAATCGTAAGGTTCAGAATCTATGTAATGAGTAACCTTTTCTTTAAGCATGTCCACAAAAAACAAATTCTGTGAAACAGGGGCTTCTTTCGTTTTATAGTTCAATTTTTCATCTTTCCTGAATAGTTTTAAGAACACTTCAGGGTTGGAAACATTGGGAGAAGAAAAATAAAGATTGAGGTTTTTATTCTGTTTCAATGATTTTGAAATAGCTGAGTAAGCAGTTATTGCTCTTGTGTCCTTTTCAGCAGCAAGTTTGTGTGCTTCATCAACAAACAGGTAAGAGAATGTTGGATTTTTCTTCTGTGATAAATAACTTAGTAAACGTTCCGGTGTTAGAACAAAAATGTAATGTTGTTGATTTTCCGAGTGTAATTCCGAAACATTACTGTTAGTCGCTACTGTGTAATTGTAATGCTCGAAAATATCTTTTAATTCTTTATTTAGGTCAATCGAAAACTGATTTATCAATGCTCTTGTCGGAACCATGATAACAATGTTCTCAGGCGGCTTATTGCCAACTACTTTTCTGATAAATGATTTGATGACAAACGATTTTCCCATAGAAGTGGGTCCCGAAAAACTAAAATGCTTTGAGTTACTGATTTTGGTATAAAGTTCAAATTGCGAATCAGTAAAAATTAAATTGTCTGTATCAGGAACTGACTGAGTAAATGCTTTGACTTTCTTTTCAAATTCTCTTTCAAATGGCAACTCAGAATCGTTTTTGTCTTCATTCTTCAAATATTCAATCCCAGGAAAGTTGCCCAGCTTTGCTAAAACTGAATGTGCAAAAGTTCGATAGTAAGGCTCATTTCGAAATTGGTGATTGAGCAATGTGATTACCTGATATGCTTTATTTCTTGCTTCGGGCTTTTTGGAATTTGAAAGTATGTCCGCAAATCTCAGAAGGTCACGAAATTCTTTATCGGTAAAATTAGTTTGCCAACCAGTTTCTGAAAACAATTCCTGTGCGAACAATTTTGCCGCTTTGTTTTGAAGTGTTGCAAAATAGTTGTCATGTAAAACATCATAGGCTAATTGTTCAATCATTATTCAGCTAAAGTTATTTTTTTGATGATTTCTTTTCGTGTTTCATCCAACTTCATAAACGGAAATACATACACATAGATAGTATAGCCGTGTAAATCATATTCATCAATCTTTTTTTTTATGTGGTTCATTTTACCCCCTACTTCTTTTTTAATTTTATCTTTAATCAGCTTTAGAAAATCAACATTGCTTAAACTTCTTTCTTCGGGTGTGGGGTTATGTTCAAAGCCAGCAAAAATTGCAAAGGCATTGTTCTTGGTAATTGGATTCTTTGAATTTGCCTTAGGCATGATTACCGATTTGAGAAACTGATATGAGTGTCCATCAAATGTTTCTTTACAAAGTTGTGAGTTCAATAAGCCAATTTCATCATTGATATTGTTCTTAGTTCTTGTTCTGAAATCGTTTATGGATGCAAATGCATTCGAAATTGATGTAGTTAGTTTTTGCTCCATCTTTGATTCTCCGAAAATGAGTTGATAATTTGTATCAGTCTCTTTCAGTAAGTGAATACCGTCAGAACCTTTTGCATAATCTTTTGAAGAAAGTTTTATTTCCAGCTTGGTTAATATCTTAGGGGCTTTTAAGTGTGATTCAAGAAAACAGAAAAGCAAAAGCTCTCCTGCTTCGCCTTCATTAACATTATAATCACGGAACTTTGAAGCCGCTTTTGTATAAAGTTCTCCCCAACGATTATCTTTTATAAAGTCATTTATTACTTTTCGTGAAAGGGAAAATGAAATAAAGTGATTACGCAAATTGTCTATCAATTCAGGATAGCAGAACTCGTTGTTTTCAATTTTCAGAATATATAAATTGAGTTTTGAATGAGTGTTCGGGACATCACATTCAATCTCCTTATAAAAGAGGTCTAAAAAAGATTCGGGTATGGTTGTTTTTAACTCCATTTTTATATTTTGAAAATATTATTCCTATGCCATTCAAAGTTTCCTAATAACGGGTAGTAGGTTTCCAATTTAGGCAAATTAATTTCCTTGTTTTCAAAAGCTCTAATACTGTAATTCGTTTCATTTTCTCTAAAAGTTTTTGAAACAACTACTTTGTAGTTTTCATCAATTGCTATAAGTCCTCTATCAAAGGCTCTATGAAGGTTTGGACATAAGGCAATTCCATTTGTAACCGTATCATCATAACTCACTCTAAATGGAACAATATGGCAGGCATCCACCAAAGAAACAGAAATTGTTGCATCTATTCTCATACCTGAAATACAGCAAGTATTGTTGTAGATTTTAGGAATTTCTCTTTTAAACAAACAACCTCTTAAAAAAATCTCCTCCTCATTTTTTTGCTTTATTAAGTTCTTTATTTCTTGCCTGTATTCCTCAGATGGTTCGTTTAATATTTTTTTCTCAATATCATCAAATAGTTTTTGTTGCTCACCTGATGAATTACTGAAATTGCTTTCTGTTTCAGGAAAGTGTTTATCCAATAAAAACTGTTGTAAAATTCCATTACTTTTTTTGTCATTCATTAAAGCGAGTAAATCCTCATTTATTATAGCAAAATCAACAGCCGCATTTAGATTTGCAAAACTTCGCATAGATGCAGATAGTTGAAGAATATTTTCAAATCCTGGTTTTGGAATTAGTTTCCAAAACTTATCGTTTGTTAGATGATAAAAAGGTAAGGCAAAACGGCAATCGTGATTTGATGTAACCAATAAACTCCAATTCGATTTGAATAATGCAACTAATTCAGGGCTGATGTAAATTCTTTGGTTGTTGTTTGTTCCGTTCTGAAATGTTTGTAATATAGAAAGTAGAAGAATAGGTTTGTGCGGAGCAAACCCGTGTGCTTTATCTATTCTTAGATTTTCAATTGCTTCGAGATATTTCTGTAATGTTTCTTGCACACTTGTTATGTTATTGGTTTTGAGTTAGGTGTTATTGCTAAAACCCTTTTTGTCCCGCAGGGCAAAGAATTCAGATGAAAGCCCGACCCGAACGAGTACGCTCAATTAATTCAAACGAACAGCTTTCTCTAATTCTTCAATAAACAGATTCAAGCGATTGTCTATATCTGACTGCAAACCTCTTTTGCGAATCATTAGTGTTTTGGTTTTTTGCAATGCCAATAGGTCTTGTATCAACTCCACATCCATTGGTTCCTGTGTACATGACTTTTTTAG
This is a stretch of genomic DNA from Sphingobacteriales bacterium. It encodes these proteins:
- a CDS encoding DEAD/DEAH box helicase, which translates into the protein MIEQLAYDVLHDNYFATLQNKAAKLFAQELFSETGWQTNFTDKEFRDLLRFADILSNSKKPEARNKAYQVITLLNHQFRNEPYYRTFAHSVLAKLGNFPGIEYLKNEDKNDSELPFEREFEKKVKAFTQSVPDTDNLIFTDSQFELYTKISNSKHFSFSGPTSMGKSFVIKSFIRKVVGNKPPENIVIMVPTRALINQFSIDLNKELKDIFEHYNYTVATNSNVSELHSENQQHYIFVLTPERLLSYLSQKKNPTFSYLFVDEAHKLAAEKDTRAITAYSAISKSLKQNKNLNLYFSSPNVSNPEVFLKLFRKDEKLNYKTKEAPVSQNLFFVDMLKEKVTHYIDSEPYDFEPSIVKKAGSINDIISKIGGSESNIVYCSSRFDAVDKAEKLFSYFEKSEIEVSSNVKKVVRQIKGYIHKDYYLAEFLNRGIAYHFGNLPQIIRAKIEALFKDREINYVFCTSTLLEGVNMPAKNVFILNNKNGRNDFQPIDFWNLAGRAGRLKNELSGNIICLKESDKTWKTHEALLENKDDIALNPSVENYIDKKLKKIEQVLNENPNIKESDTMKDILRYIANIISIDTLEIKRANYESEIIKKLIIDNKKEIIELAESKNGQIDVPSTVLNTNNSINLKIQNEVYLSLQKQNSRYSEIKLPARVDYETCKAWLYKFYTIFKWQTEEKHLKSKKQLGYFAMLMNQWINGIPLNRIISQSIKFYNDTGRTIMTGYGDTGQKFEPFNGSKQHINILIGNIIEDIEYVLRFLFEKYFNNYYAMLVVILGEENAGVNWATLLEYGTQNSIIIALQNYGLSRHSADFLFKNYKECLTIEGDKLIEINSRKLKLRLSKDAIEYDEISSILF
- a CDS encoding DUF1837 domain-containing protein, with the protein product MELKTTIPESFLDLFYKEIECDVPNTHSKLNLYILKIENNEFCYPELIDNLRNHFISFSLSRKVINDFIKDNRWGELYTKAASKFRDYNVNEGEAGELLLFCFLESHLKAPKILTKLEIKLSSKDYAKGSDGIHLLKETDTNYQLIFGESKMEQKLTTSISNAFASINDFRTRTKNNINDEIGLLNSQLCKETFDGHSYQFLKSVIMPKANSKNPITKNNAFAIFAGFEHNPTPEERSLSNVDFLKLIKDKIKKEVGGKMNHIKKKIDEYDLHGYTIYVYVFPFMKLDETRKEIIKKITLAE
- a CDS encoding HNH endonuclease — encoded protein: MQETLQKYLEAIENLRIDKAHGFAPHKPILLLSILQTFQNGTNNNQRIYISPELVALFKSNWSLLVTSNHDCRFALPFYHLTNDKFWKLIPKPGFENILQLSASMRSFANLNAAVDFAIINEDLLALMNDKKSNGILQQFLLDKHFPETESNFSNSSGEQQKLFDDIEKKILNEPSEEYRQEIKNLIKQKNEEEIFLRGCLFKREIPKIYNNTCCISGMRIDATISVSLVDACHIVPFRVSYDDTVTNGIALCPNLHRAFDRGLIAIDENYKVVVSKTFRENETNYSIRAFENKEINLPKLETYYPLLGNFEWHRNNIFKI